In Paenibacillus sp. BIC5C1, a genomic segment contains:
- a CDS encoding MATE family efflux transporter codes for MTAISSTKESLRSDAKDLNLIRLTWPIFLELFLFMLMGSVDTFMLSSVSDNAVSGVGAANQIISIAILVLEVIGHGAAIVVAQYIGSKKLNEAAQVTGNAITLNLIVGLILSGSFLLFGGHLLTLLHIQGEIYDFARSYISIVGGGIFLQALINALAATIRTHGYTKETMYVSVLMNVIHVVGNYALIFGHFGLPKLGVEGAAISTVGSRLICLIIFFWLLYRVMDVRVELSYYINLSKKFISKILRIGIPSALESVVYQSCQLVFTLYVTYLGAEAMATRQYAGNISSYIYLFSMAIGMGTSIIVGRLVGARRKNDAYKRVFDSVKWALLATIVIDVIIILFRVPLMSVFTDNPEIIKLGAQVILLSLLLETGRTCNIVIIGSLRAAGDAKFPVYMGLISMVCMSLPLGYLLVFKLHMGLAGVWLAIAADEWTRAVIMYFRWKSRAWEKHDLLDHEEEVGAQPVPAV; via the coding sequence ATGACAGCAATATCCTCAACCAAAGAGTCCCTGCGTTCGGATGCCAAGGATCTAAATCTGATTCGGCTAACATGGCCTATTTTCCTGGAACTCTTCTTGTTTATGTTGATGGGGAGCGTGGATACATTCATGCTCAGTTCGGTGTCCGATAATGCAGTATCCGGAGTCGGAGCAGCCAACCAGATTATTTCCATAGCGATTCTTGTACTGGAAGTCATTGGGCATGGCGCTGCTATCGTTGTGGCACAATATATTGGTTCTAAGAAGTTGAATGAGGCGGCACAGGTCACAGGTAATGCGATTACACTTAATCTGATTGTCGGTCTAATCCTGAGCGGAAGCTTTCTTCTGTTCGGAGGACATCTGCTTACACTGCTTCATATTCAAGGTGAAATATACGATTTTGCCCGTTCTTATATAAGTATTGTCGGAGGAGGGATCTTCCTTCAGGCGCTGATTAACGCGCTGGCTGCGACAATTCGTACTCACGGTTACACCAAAGAGACGATGTATGTTTCTGTTCTGATGAACGTAATTCACGTCGTTGGTAACTACGCCCTTATTTTTGGCCATTTCGGCTTGCCAAAGCTTGGTGTAGAAGGGGCAGCGATCTCAACGGTCGGAAGCCGTCTGATCTGCTTGATTATTTTCTTCTGGTTGCTCTATCGGGTTATGGATGTAAGAGTGGAGCTTAGCTATTACATCAACCTTTCGAAGAAGTTTATCAGCAAAATCTTGCGAATTGGTATTCCCTCTGCGCTGGAATCCGTTGTATATCAGTCCTGCCAGCTCGTCTTCACACTGTACGTGACCTATCTGGGTGCTGAAGCGATGGCAACCCGGCAATATGCGGGTAACATATCAAGCTACATCTATCTTTTCAGCATGGCTATCGGAATGGGGACTTCCATTATTGTTGGCCGACTGGTCGGCGCAAGGCGCAAGAACGATGCATACAAACGTGTATTCGACAGTGTGAAATGGGCTTTGCTCGCCACGATTGTGATCGATGTAATTATTATTCTCTTCCGTGTTCCACTGATGAGTGTCTTCACAGATAATCCGGAAATTATAAAACTTGGTGCACAGGTCATCCTGCTCAGTCTTCTGCTGGAGACCGGGCGAACCTGCAATATTGTGATTATTGGTTCCCTCCGTGCCGCAGGGGATGCGAAGTTTCCGGTATATATGGGACTGATCTCCATGGTCTGCATGAGTTTACCGCTGGGCTACCTGCTGGTGTTCAAGCTTCACATGGGGCTCGCCGGTGTCTGGCTTGCGATTGCCGCAGACGAGTGGACACGCGCTGTTATTATGTATTTCCGCTGGAAGAGCCGGGCTTGGGAGAAACATGACCTGTTGGATCATGAAGAGGAAGTTGGGGCTCAACCGGTACCGGCAGTATGA
- a CDS encoding carbohydrate ABC transporter permease has translation MLRRLGYVLLYILLILVALLQILPLIWLLLFSLKNNQEVFDMAPFALPATPRWENYVKVWTEGNISLYFFNSVWITVVSVVFTVLFASLVTFAITRMRWKGRSLVLGLFMVGMMIPVHSTLIPLFSLFLKLHLTDHPLSVILSYIAFNMPITIMILLGFYYALPREVEEAAVMDGCSVHRIFFRIVLPMTASVIATTAIINMIYDWNEFIFVNTFISTDAYKTLTVGVQNFIGQYTTDWGAIGATLMISILPILIAFLVLSNRIVEGIAAGSVKG, from the coding sequence GTGCTGAGAAGGCTCGGTTATGTCCTGCTCTACATTCTGTTGATTCTGGTGGCGCTGCTGCAGATTCTGCCCTTGATTTGGCTGCTGCTGTTCTCGCTAAAAAACAATCAGGAAGTATTCGATATGGCACCGTTCGCCCTTCCCGCGACTCCGCGTTGGGAGAACTATGTGAAGGTGTGGACGGAAGGCAATATCAGTTTGTATTTCTTCAATAGTGTCTGGATCACGGTGGTGTCCGTCGTGTTCACCGTGCTGTTCGCGAGTCTGGTCACCTTCGCGATAACCCGCATGCGCTGGAAAGGACGTTCTCTGGTGCTTGGATTATTTATGGTGGGTATGATGATCCCTGTGCATTCTACGTTGATTCCGTTGTTCAGCCTGTTTCTGAAGCTCCATCTTACGGATCATCCATTGTCGGTCATTTTGTCATACATCGCGTTCAATATGCCAATCACCATTATGATCCTGCTTGGCTTCTATTACGCCCTTCCGCGGGAAGTGGAGGAAGCGGCGGTAATGGACGGCTGCTCTGTCCATCGGATTTTCTTCCGTATCGTCCTGCCGATGACAGCTTCGGTAATCGCCACGACAGCGATTATCAACATGATATATGACTGGAATGAATTCATCTTCGTGAATACGTTTATCAGCACAGATGCGTACAAGACGCTGACCGTTGGGGTGCAGAATTTTATTGGACAGTACACAACGGATTGGGGAGCGATCGGTGCGACACTGATGATTAGTATTCTGCCGATCCTGATCGCTTTCCTTGTTTTGAGCAATCGAATTGTGGAAGGCATCGCTGCCGGATCGGTAAAAGGTTAA
- a CDS encoding carbohydrate ABC transporter permease, whose translation MDKVMSNRLVAALYVLPALLLLLVLIYIPIVLTGYYGLMQWDGIGAMTFIGFENYARLLHDATFWQSAYHTFLLALFSALSLIGYLMIALVLSGKIKGANLFRKIYLIPMLLSSVAIAQLWLKIYHPSNGVLNTFLEAIGIANPPAWLAEPSLVLYALFVPILWQYAGFYILIYYAALKNIPESLVEAARIDGASPWQIAFRIKLPLITEVIKVTIVLAVVGSLKYFDLIYVMTDGGPNGSSEVMASYMYHQAFRGFDFGYGSAVGFFLLVICLVVTWLLRKATASKDTIQYS comes from the coding sequence ATGGATAAAGTCATGTCCAACCGTTTAGTCGCTGCGTTGTACGTGCTTCCCGCACTGCTGCTGTTATTGGTACTGATCTATATCCCGATCGTGCTGACCGGATATTACGGATTGATGCAGTGGGACGGGATCGGCGCAATGACCTTTATCGGTTTTGAAAATTATGCAAGGTTGCTTCATGATGCAACGTTCTGGCAGAGTGCATATCATACCTTTCTGCTGGCCTTGTTCTCTGCACTGAGTCTGATCGGTTATCTTATGATTGCCCTTGTGCTGTCAGGCAAAATTAAGGGAGCGAACCTGTTTCGAAAGATATATCTGATTCCGATGTTACTGTCTTCCGTAGCTATTGCCCAGTTATGGTTGAAGATTTACCATCCCAGCAACGGTGTGCTGAACACCTTTCTGGAAGCAATCGGGATTGCCAATCCGCCAGCCTGGCTGGCGGAGCCATCCCTGGTACTGTATGCCCTATTCGTACCGATCTTGTGGCAGTATGCCGGATTCTATATTCTGATTTACTACGCTGCGCTCAAGAATATCCCGGAATCATTGGTTGAAGCAGCGCGGATTGATGGAGCAAGCCCTTGGCAGATTGCCTTTCGAATCAAGCTGCCCCTGATCACGGAAGTGATCAAAGTGACGATCGTGCTGGCTGTCGTTGGCTCGTTGAAGTACTTTGACCTCATTTATGTGATGACGGACGGTGGACCGAATGGCTCCAGTGAAGTGATGGCTTCCTATATGTATCATCAGGCTTTCCGTGGATTCGACTTTGGTTACGGGAGTGCCGTTGGTTTCTTCCTGCTCGTGATCTGTCTGGTCGTAACCTGGCTGCTACGGAAGGCTACGGCATCCAAGGACACCATTCAGTATTCTTGA
- a CDS encoding extracellular solute-binding protein produces MRKKPIAMLLTLTLILAVFLSGCSNSGSDGEGEASGSGSDGKVTLKFMHLWPAGSSAQQNKLVNEIIKQYQTDHPNVTIKQEVLENEQYKNKLKILSASNELPDVGVTWAAGFLEPYVKGNLFAPLDDLLSGSLEGKFIAGTTEAYAVDGKTYALPIELNISPIYYNKDIFAKYNLQPPATYDEFLNVVKTLTDNGVVPIALGNKDRWTGSLWYMYLANRLGGDALEKAINGTGKFDDPALIQAAAEVQKLVDMNAFNKGYNGLSNDEGKSEFMNEKAAMYLMGTWELPNYTTNPDVPQEFKDKIGFFKFPTMDGGKSDINSWVGGPGVGLFVAQNSKVKDEAQKFVQYFVEKWGESSVTEAGVIPATKVDTAEVQLPQLYTDLLNELNQASSLTLFADVQMKPTAAQVHLDMIQALFGKAVTPEEFVKNHQEAIDKGN; encoded by the coding sequence ATGAGAAAAAAGCCAATAGCCATGTTACTGACATTGACACTTATCCTCGCCGTGTTTTTATCCGGATGCAGCAATTCAGGTTCTGACGGAGAGGGTGAAGCGAGCGGTAGTGGCTCTGACGGAAAAGTGACCCTCAAGTTTATGCATCTCTGGCCAGCAGGCAGCTCTGCACAGCAGAATAAGCTGGTCAATGAGATCATCAAACAGTACCAGACCGATCATCCCAACGTGACCATCAAACAGGAAGTACTGGAGAATGAGCAATATAAGAACAAACTGAAAATCCTGTCCGCTTCCAATGAACTCCCGGATGTAGGTGTAACCTGGGCTGCTGGTTTTCTGGAGCCTTACGTGAAGGGCAATCTGTTTGCTCCGCTGGACGACCTTCTGAGTGGTTCACTTGAAGGGAAATTCATTGCGGGAACAACTGAGGCGTATGCCGTAGATGGCAAAACCTATGCGCTACCGATTGAGCTGAACATATCTCCGATCTATTACAACAAAGACATTTTCGCTAAATATAATCTGCAACCCCCGGCCACATATGATGAATTCCTGAATGTTGTGAAAACGCTGACAGACAATGGTGTGGTTCCCATCGCTCTAGGCAACAAGGATCGCTGGACCGGATCTCTCTGGTATATGTATCTGGCCAATCGATTGGGCGGGGATGCATTGGAGAAGGCCATCAATGGCACAGGCAAGTTTGACGATCCTGCCCTGATCCAGGCGGCAGCCGAAGTACAGAAGCTGGTGGATATGAATGCCTTTAACAAAGGTTACAACGGCCTGTCCAATGATGAAGGCAAATCGGAATTTATGAATGAGAAAGCGGCCATGTACCTTATGGGCACCTGGGAACTGCCGAACTATACCACCAATCCAGATGTACCGCAGGAGTTCAAGGATAAAATCGGATTTTTCAAATTCCCGACAATGGATGGCGGCAAAAGTGATATTAACAGTTGGGTCGGCGGCCCGGGTGTAGGCTTGTTCGTCGCACAGAACTCCAAGGTGAAGGATGAAGCTCAGAAATTCGTTCAATATTTTGTGGAGAAATGGGGCGAAAGCTCTGTAACCGAAGCGGGTGTCATTCCGGCAACGAAAGTGGACACAGCAGAGGTACAACTGCCGCAGCTTTATACTGACCTGCTGAATGAATTGAATCAGGCCAGCAGCCTGACATTATTCGCCGACGTGCAGATGAAACCGACCGCAGCTCAAGTCCATCTGGACATGATCCAGGCACTGTTCGGAAAAGCGGTCACTCCTGAGGAATTTGTGAAGAATCATCAGGAAGCGATTGATAAAGGCAACTAA
- a CDS encoding response regulator transcription factor — MIHGRTILIVDDEPRTREGIRKTLEGWSAGRNEIRTASSGVEAAAWLREQTADLLITDVRMPEFSGLSLVEAVQQFPSKPVVLIMSGHADFQYAQQAIKLGVVDYLLKPIEKEQLIQTVEKALQLGDQQRRIQTMQKLVDPKLLDAKERGDQRLNPQISEAVAYVEAHLSEHVTLREIADMLHLNSSYFSVLFKEQIGMNFSEYLTRTRIQRAKEMLVQTALPISEIAEQVGYQTDKYFIKVFKSLEGLSPSKYRHSIALRKETK, encoded by the coding sequence ATGATTCATGGCAGAACGATTCTAATCGTTGATGATGAGCCGCGTACACGTGAAGGCATTCGCAAAACGCTGGAAGGTTGGTCAGCAGGTCGTAACGAAATTCGAACTGCGTCAAGTGGAGTTGAAGCAGCAGCATGGCTCCGTGAACAGACGGCAGACCTTTTAATTACAGATGTTCGCATGCCAGAATTCTCTGGTCTGTCCCTCGTTGAAGCCGTGCAGCAGTTTCCGAGCAAGCCAGTTGTTCTGATTATGTCAGGTCATGCAGACTTCCAATATGCCCAGCAGGCCATCAAGTTGGGTGTGGTAGATTATTTGCTTAAACCGATTGAGAAGGAACAGCTGATTCAGACGGTTGAGAAAGCTCTGCAACTTGGGGACCAGCAGCGGCGTATTCAAACGATGCAGAAGCTGGTTGACCCCAAACTGCTGGATGCCAAGGAACGGGGAGACCAGAGGCTTAATCCCCAGATCAGTGAAGCTGTTGCTTATGTGGAAGCTCATCTGAGCGAACATGTTACCTTGCGGGAAATCGCTGATATGCTGCACTTGAACTCAAGTTATTTTAGCGTTCTGTTCAAGGAGCAAATAGGAATGAATTTTAGCGAATATCTGACCCGTACACGTATCCAGCGGGCGAAGGAAATGCTCGTACAGACGGCCCTGCCCATCTCGGAGATTGCCGAACAGGTCGGCTACCAGACGGATAAATATTTTATCAAGGTATTTAAAAGCCTGGAAGGGCTCAGCCCAAGCAAATATCGTCATTCCATTGCATTACGTAAAGAGACTAAATAA
- a CDS encoding sensor histidine kinase: MRLNWGRWNSLRNQIFVGFVLVMLVVLFIAGIAAYDRVSGLLKSNAEKHIHQTAVQANGRLDALIAQVNSLTAQVADDSYVQRLLSNEKGGEPATFNQRQALLQVVSSYPSFMSGVQSLEIYTTTYSRIFPMDDRSLDGRLGRNWIAEADAEKGRLVWVGPDPEDPGVIMAIRRISLMDRDFEPGGYVVVRMQRSFFQLNDLDAEDGVEDSILLVDAAGSVVTSNLEAGLDVEALLSSDSSVVQTRDEPYIVVRQHSEMTGWTLAVLTPVSETTEGVSILRTALLISGLFGVVLFLIMSFLLSTMITRPITRLMRAMRSARPGAMKPNIMFSSTMEIHRLNEVYNQMVYRLNELTQEIYEKEIMQSRTELKALQSQINPHFLFNTLEAFYWSLDDKGDEEMARMVVAMSRLFRYIISSPNQDEWVTMADELEHAERYLRIMEMRLGERLQWEIRLSDTMRTVRIPKLLIQPLVENAILHGIESKIEPGKVSILVDASAQEDLVHIEVRDDGPGMDDSRLQSVVRALNGGPAVSDKGTGVGLINVHRRLKLYFGSQLGELCRLTITSKVGEGTVIRFEIPKNTEGAYDSWQNDSNR, encoded by the coding sequence TTGCGATTGAATTGGGGCAGATGGAACTCATTGCGCAATCAGATTTTTGTTGGTTTTGTACTGGTAATGTTGGTGGTGTTATTTATTGCGGGAATCGCCGCCTATGACCGGGTATCCGGTTTGTTGAAGAGCAATGCGGAGAAGCATATTCATCAAACTGCTGTTCAGGCTAATGGCAGACTGGATGCCTTAATTGCACAAGTTAACTCACTGACAGCTCAAGTGGCAGATGATTCTTATGTGCAGCGTTTATTGAGCAATGAAAAAGGTGGAGAACCGGCTACGTTTAATCAGCGTCAAGCGCTCTTGCAGGTTGTGAGCAGCTATCCGTCCTTTATGAGTGGTGTGCAGAGTCTGGAAATCTATACGACAACTTATAGCAGAATATTTCCTATGGATGACCGATCTTTGGATGGAAGGCTCGGACGTAACTGGATAGCGGAAGCAGACGCGGAGAAAGGAAGGCTGGTCTGGGTCGGTCCCGACCCGGAAGATCCCGGAGTCATTATGGCTATTCGGCGAATCAGCCTGATGGATCGGGATTTCGAACCTGGCGGTTATGTCGTAGTGCGGATGCAGCGCAGCTTTTTTCAACTGAATGACTTGGATGCTGAGGATGGTGTGGAGGATTCTATTCTGCTGGTGGATGCGGCAGGAAGTGTAGTTACTTCCAATCTGGAGGCTGGTCTGGATGTGGAGGCACTCCTGAGCAGTGATAGCTCTGTAGTCCAGACCCGAGATGAGCCCTATATTGTTGTCAGACAGCATTCTGAGATGACAGGATGGACGCTCGCGGTTCTTACTCCTGTGAGCGAGACGACGGAGGGCGTGTCCATTCTTCGGACGGCACTGCTTATTTCCGGTTTGTTTGGCGTCGTGCTGTTCCTCATTATGTCTTTTCTCTTGTCCACCATGATCACACGTCCTATCACCCGACTGATGAGGGCCATGCGCAGTGCACGTCCGGGAGCGATGAAGCCCAATATTATGTTCAGCTCAACGATGGAGATTCACAGGCTCAATGAAGTATACAATCAGATGGTTTATCGGTTGAATGAGTTGACTCAGGAGATCTACGAGAAGGAAATCATGCAGTCAAGAACAGAACTGAAAGCTCTGCAGTCGCAGATCAATCCTCATTTTCTGTTTAACACGCTGGAGGCGTTCTATTGGTCACTTGATGACAAAGGAGACGAGGAAATGGCGCGTATGGTTGTGGCGATGTCCCGCCTATTTCGCTACATCATCTCCAGTCCCAATCAGGATGAATGGGTTACTATGGCCGATGAACTGGAGCACGCGGAGCGTTATCTTCGAATTATGGAGATGAGGCTGGGAGAAAGGCTGCAATGGGAGATTAGACTGAGTGATACGATGCGCACCGTGAGGATTCCCAAATTGCTCATACAGCCCTTAGTGGAGAATGCTATTCTTCACGGGATAGAGAGCAAAATTGAACCGGGAAAGGTAAGCATCCTTGTAGATGCTTCCGCACAGGAGGATCTGGTCCACATCGAGGTTCGGGATGATGGACCTGGCATGGATGATTCTCGGCTTCAATCTGTTGTTCGCGCATTGAATGGTGGACCTGCTGTTTCCGACAAGGGAACAGGCGTGGGGCTGATTAACGTGCATCGCAGGTTAAAGCTTTATTTTGGCAGTCAACTTGGCGAATTGTGCAGACTTACCATTACGAGCAAGGTCGGTGAAGGGACTGTCATTCGCTTTGAGATTCCAAAGAATACGGAGGGTGCATATGATTCATGGCAGAACGATTCTAATCGTTGA
- a CDS encoding carbohydrate ABC transporter permease: MRSRLRTNWPVMLLIVLGTLFILFPLYMTVTIALKNPEQMAQSVFAIPTTFHWENFASAIDMTNFFQSFRNSAIVTASTVILTLLSNSMVAYAIARNMEKRKFFKGLYYYFVSAMFIPFPIIMLPIVKLTASLEMTNLVGLILLHTVYGLAFNVFVYVGYIRSIPVALEEAAFVDGATTWGTFWKIIFPLMAPISATVGILTCLSTYNDFLLPLIIISDPAQYTLPLVQYVFQGQFNTDFNLAFASYLLALLPMIIIYLFAQKWIINGVTQGSVK; this comes from the coding sequence ATGAGAAGCCGTTTACGTACCAACTGGCCTGTTATGTTGTTGATTGTTCTGGGTACCTTGTTCATTCTGTTCCCTTTATATATGACGGTTACGATTGCATTGAAAAATCCGGAGCAAATGGCCCAATCCGTATTTGCTATTCCGACAACATTTCACTGGGAGAACTTTGCAAGTGCAATAGATATGACAAACTTCTTCCAATCATTCCGTAACAGTGCCATTGTCACTGCATCAACAGTCATCCTGACCTTGCTCAGTAACTCTATGGTTGCTTACGCGATTGCCAGGAATATGGAGAAACGGAAGTTTTTCAAAGGGCTGTACTACTACTTTGTCAGCGCGATGTTCATTCCGTTTCCAATCATCATGCTGCCGATTGTTAAGCTGACTGCATCGCTGGAAATGACCAATTTGGTGGGTCTTATCCTGCTGCATACGGTGTATGGTCTCGCCTTTAACGTATTTGTTTATGTAGGTTACATTCGCTCCATTCCGGTAGCGCTGGAGGAAGCAGCCTTTGTAGATGGAGCAACAACTTGGGGCACGTTCTGGAAAATCATTTTCCCGTTGATGGCACCGATCAGTGCCACAGTTGGTATTCTAACTTGTCTGTCTACTTACAATGACTTCCTGCTGCCACTCATTATTATTAGTGATCCGGCACAATATACGCTACCGCTGGTACAGTATGTGTTCCAGGGTCAATTCAATACTGACTTCAACCTGGCGTTTGCATCGTACCTGCTGGCGTTGCTACCGATGATCATCATTTATCTGTTTGCACAGAAATGGATTATCAACGGTGTAACGCAAGGTTCAGTAAAATAG
- a CDS encoding carbohydrate ABC transporter permease has protein sequence MNKRIAPYYWMTVPAVVLFFVFMTLPALQGIYYSFTNYNGFGKGYDFVGFKNYFNLFQDDNVGNAYWFTFKFAIVVTILTNILSLLIALGLNAKIKFRNFFRGIYFLPNILSVLIVGYIFNYLFSNVFPIWGQNLGINALSTNILGSESLAWIGIVIVAVWQSVALNTILYLAGLQTIPTTLYEASNLDGAGKWREFWSITFPLIAPFFTINMVLAMKNSLMVFDQIVALTNGGPGRATQSISHLIYTGGFEGGEYAYQSANSVIYFIVIAVISILQIRFLQRRETDL, from the coding sequence ATGAACAAGCGCATCGCGCCTTATTACTGGATGACGGTTCCGGCGGTAGTATTGTTCTTCGTGTTTATGACGCTGCCGGCCCTCCAGGGGATCTATTATTCATTTACGAACTACAACGGATTCGGTAAAGGTTATGACTTTGTTGGATTCAAAAACTATTTCAATCTGTTTCAGGATGATAATGTAGGCAACGCCTACTGGTTCACCTTCAAGTTTGCGATCGTTGTAACGATCCTGACGAATATTCTGAGCCTGCTCATAGCACTTGGACTGAATGCCAAGATCAAGTTCCGTAACTTTTTCCGAGGCATCTATTTCCTTCCGAATATCCTGAGTGTATTGATCGTAGGTTACATATTTAACTACCTGTTCTCCAACGTATTCCCGATCTGGGGGCAAAACCTGGGGATCAACGCCCTATCGACGAACATTCTGGGTAGCGAAAGCCTCGCGTGGATTGGGATCGTGATTGTCGCGGTATGGCAATCAGTCGCGTTGAATACAATTCTGTATTTGGCGGGATTGCAAACGATCCCTACGACATTGTATGAAGCATCGAATCTGGACGGAGCCGGCAAATGGCGTGAATTCTGGAGCATTACGTTTCCACTCATTGCCCCGTTCTTCACGATTAATATGGTGCTGGCGATGAAAAACTCACTGATGGTCTTTGACCAGATCGTAGCCTTGACCAATGGTGGACCGGGACGGGCAACACAGTCTATCTCTCATCTGATCTACACAGGTGGGTTTGAAGGCGGCGAATATGCATATCAATCTGCGAACTCGGTTATCTATTTCATCGTTATCGCGGTGATTTCGATTCTGCAAATCCGGTTCCTGCAAAGAAGGGAGACGGATCTGTAA
- a CDS encoding ABC transporter substrate-binding protein, with translation MLLCGITAVLLSSCTSGNNANGKVQVEFFQNKPEAKGTFDELIKTFNAKHSDIQVTQVNPPDAETVLKTRVVKNDVPDIMAMGATDTYSILAQSDIFADLTDSPLLKTIDPNYIKMLKDVTGMDEVTGVPYATNANGIMYNKTLFKEMGLDVPKTWDELIATAKKIKDAGKIPFYFTYKDDWQTNLPFNALGPNLVGVDFYLERRENKVTFKEKYREVAEKQLELMNYGHGDNFGKAYSDGNRAFANGEAYMYIQGTWAISEIRKANPNVDIGFFPFPTGNDPSKIKLVNGIDSLFTIAADTPNKEQAEQFIAFLLEPENIGKYIEEQTLFSAVEGVKQDDPAVQELTPYIEQGKVIDFADHYIPAAVQLNSIVQSFLQNKNIDNYLDTLDKEWDKVANRR, from the coding sequence ATGCTGCTTTGTGGAATAACGGCTGTACTTCTGTCTTCCTGCACCAGTGGCAATAATGCCAATGGCAAGGTGCAGGTTGAATTTTTTCAGAATAAACCCGAAGCCAAAGGAACCTTTGACGAATTAATCAAAACATTCAACGCCAAACACTCCGATATTCAGGTCACTCAGGTGAATCCACCTGACGCGGAGACGGTGCTGAAGACACGTGTGGTGAAGAACGATGTGCCAGACATTATGGCGATGGGGGCAACCGATACCTATTCCATTCTTGCACAGAGTGATATTTTCGCCGATCTGACAGACAGTCCACTGTTAAAAACGATCGATCCCAACTACATAAAGATGCTGAAGGATGTCACGGGCATGGATGAAGTGACAGGTGTTCCTTACGCAACAAATGCAAACGGCATCATGTACAACAAAACGTTATTTAAAGAAATGGGTCTGGACGTACCCAAGACCTGGGACGAGCTGATTGCTACAGCCAAAAAAATTAAGGATGCGGGTAAAATTCCGTTTTATTTCACATACAAGGATGACTGGCAGACGAATCTGCCGTTCAATGCACTCGGACCTAACTTGGTTGGTGTTGATTTTTATCTGGAGCGTCGCGAGAACAAAGTGACCTTCAAGGAGAAATACCGTGAGGTTGCGGAGAAGCAGTTGGAGCTGATGAATTACGGTCACGGCGACAACTTCGGTAAAGCGTATTCGGACGGTAACCGTGCCTTTGCCAATGGCGAAGCTTACATGTACATCCAGGGTACCTGGGCGATCTCCGAAATTCGCAAAGCGAACCCGAATGTGGACATTGGTTTCTTCCCATTCCCGACAGGCAATGATCCGAGCAAGATCAAGCTGGTGAACGGAATCGACTCCCTGTTTACCATTGCAGCGGATACACCGAACAAGGAGCAGGCCGAACAGTTCATTGCGTTTCTGCTGGAGCCTGAAAATATAGGTAAATACATTGAGGAACAGACGCTGTTCTCTGCGGTGGAAGGTGTAAAACAAGATGATCCTGCTGTACAGGAACTGACACCTTACATTGAGCAGGGCAAGGTTATCGACTTCGCCGATCACTATATTCCGGCTGCGGTGCAGCTGAATTCCATCGTACAGTCCTTTTTGCAGAACAAGAACATCGACAACTATCTGGATACACTCGACAAAGAATGGGACAAGGTAGCGAATCGGCGATAA
- the lspA gene encoding signal peptidase II, producing MLFYFVALLVTLVDQGTKMAVRMYMEVGDTMRLGDSGMQLQHYENSGMAGSLFQGNARLFGVVAILFVAGMMYYRRKGEIRGFWMQAGAGFMVGGALGNAIDRFIYARVTDFLVFPSGRGILNLADVAINVGVVMLVIGMLIRAFRSYRTKRLRNALPKIER from the coding sequence ATGTTATTTTATTTTGTAGCACTGCTGGTTACCTTGGTTGATCAGGGAACCAAGATGGCGGTGAGGATGTATATGGAAGTTGGCGACACCATGAGACTTGGCGATTCGGGCATGCAATTGCAGCATTATGAGAACAGCGGAATGGCAGGCAGCCTATTTCAAGGGAATGCGCGTCTGTTCGGTGTGGTCGCCATTCTGTTCGTGGCGGGCATGATGTATTATCGGAGAAAAGGTGAAATTCGCGGTTTCTGGATGCAGGCAGGTGCCGGTTTCATGGTCGGGGGTGCCCTGGGTAATGCAATCGATCGTTTTATCTACGCGCGCGTAACGGATTTTCTCGTATTTCCGTCGGGACGTGGTATTCTCAATTTGGCGGATGTAGCGATAAATGTTGGTGTGGTTATGCTGGTCATCGGCATGCTGATCCGTGCATTTCGCAGTTACCGAACCAAGCGTTTACGTAATGCTTTGCCGAAAATAGAGCGTTGA